The genomic stretch GTCGGGACCGGCTTTCGCGAGGCGTTGGTTTGCGACCGAGGCGATTCGACACCCAGACTTTAGTCATAGCGGTGGTCCTTGCCCGTCCCACGTTGTTCGAACCTGATCTTGCGCCAAACAGCATCGCATTCCGTGTCCGTACCCCACTGCAAGCCAGCCCGTGTTCCATGCGCACGCGTCGCGACTCGACGAGTTCGGAGTGTGCTGGTTCGGGTCGCGCTGACGCTGAGCATGCTGGGAAGCTGTGCGGGTGCGGCATCACAAAGGGACGGGGAAGAAGTGCGGGGTCTGCCCTTCATCCGCGCCTACTCGTTGGACGAGATCGGTCGGGTGCCCCGCGCCGCCCGGCTGGGCTTCGATTCCTTCGGCCGCTTCGCCGTGATGTACGACGGCATCTACACCGTGTTGAACGACACCGCGTGGGTCGACCGCATGGACGCTGCCCCGACCAGCCGAGACACCATGACCATCGTCCGGGTCGTGAACGGTGCCTATTACTACGGTGCTCGCGCGTCGTGGGGCATCGCGGAACAGACCGGCGAAGGTCACCTGCAGGCGCGCTCCCTGGTGCCGCACGACGCGCCGGACTGGACGGCATTGACGCCCTTCGGCGAGATGCTCACCGCGGACCGAGGGGTCTATTTTTACGGCTTCAACGGCGTGGTGTATTGGGACTTCGCCAACCAGCGGAACCACTTCTTCGAACTGCCCCGCGTGGTGACGTGCTTCCGGGCGGGGCACCGGGTCTTCGTCTCGTGCGAGGACCGTCTCGTGCGGGAGATACTACCCGCAATCGGATCCGTGCGATTGGTCGCGGTGCCAGGGCTGGAGAATACGGTCGTGGAACGTAGCGCGCCCTTGGACGCGACGCGCACTCTGCTGGCCACGCGCACCGGACGCCTGTTGGCCTTCGACGGCGAATCGGCCGTGCCATGGTCGCCGCAGGAGGAGTTCGGTCTCGCCGGGCGGGTGCTGGCGCTGGCGCCGCTGGCCGAGGGCGGAGTCGCCTTGAGCCTCGCGAACCAAGGGGTGTTTCTCTTCTCCGCCGACGAAACGCTACGCTGGAGGTTGCCCCTGCCCGAGTTCCAGTTGATCGGCGCGTTCGCGGCAAACGAGCCGGGCGTGCTTTGGGCGATGGGCGAGAACGCCATCTACAAGGTCTTCTACAACTCGCCCCTGACGAGCTTCGGCCAATCGCTCGGACTCACGCTGGCTTGGCCGCGGGTGTTTCCTTGGGCCGATCGGTTGGTGGTGTGTTCCGGGCGAACCATGTACGAGCCCATCGACACCGGCCCGGGCGAACCCTCGAGGTTCAAACCAATGGCCGGGTTGTCGGTCGGGCAGATCGGCGGGGTGGCGGCGCACGGGCCGCATCTGCTGGTCGCCGACACGACGGGTATCCTCGCGGCCGGCACCGATGGCGGCTTCCGGCGGATCGCCGAGATCGACCACGCGGCCAAGCTGGTGTTCATCGCGCCCGAGGTCTGCGTGGCGATCGGAGGGCGCGAGATCGCCGCGCTACGCTTCGTCGACGGCCAGTGGACCGAGTGCGCTCCGCGCATTGCAGGCGTCGGCGACGCCCCGGTGCGGACGATGCTGCGACGCGCGCTGTGGATCGAGCTGGGCGGTGACAAGGTCGCGAAGCTCACGCTGCAGCACGGCCGACTCGACCTCGAGCCGGTCACGCCGCCTTGGAGCGGTGGCACGTGGACCAACCTCGGTGCCGTAGGGCCGGTCGTCGTTCTCAGCGGCGCGGAGGGCAATCGCGCGTTCTACGACGAGGAGAAGGGGGCGTTCTGCGAGGCACCTGCTCTCGCGTCGCTGCTCGACCGCTCGCCGTACTGGATCGCGCGCGTCACCGAGGATGAATCGGGAACGCTCTGGGCGACGCACACGCGCGGCATCGTAACCTTCACGCCCGAGGTCGGTGGCCACCGTCTCGACGCGACGACCTTCGAGCTGCGCAACGACGCGTATCCCGAAGTGATGGTACTGCCGGGGGACGACGTCTGGGTGACCTCCGGTCGGTCGCTTTATCACGTGGAACGCCGAGCGGTGGCCGAGAACCGACGGCCCAAGATCCGGCTGGTCTCCATGACGGCGGATCAAGGGCGGCGCGAACTTCTGAAACCGGCCGGCGAACCGGTCGACGGATTGCGGTTTTCCTACGACGACAGCAGCCTGAGCTTCCGCTTCTTTTCCGGCACGTACGCTTGGCGATCGCCGCCGTTGTATCAATACCGGCTGGGCGCAGCGGAGGCATGGACACCCGTCGATTCGAACATGGTGCTCCGCTTTCCCAAGCTGCGAGAAGGCGAGTATCGGCTCGATGTGCGTCAGGCGGAACCGCAGGCCGAGGAGGCGACCTCCTTCACTCTGGCGTTCGCCATCGCCCCGCCCTGGTACAGAACCCCACTCGGCTACACCGGCGGTGCACTGCTATTGTTGGCGACGTCGGCAGGCGTTGCTCGGTGGCTCAACCATCGTTCGCTTCGACGCAACGCCGAGCTCGAGCAGCTCGTCAACGAGCGCACGCGGGCGCTGGAAACGACCATGGAGCGGCTCAACGAGGAAACCCGCAACGCCGCCACGCTCGCGGAGCGCAGCCGACTGGCCGGCGAGATCCACGACAGCCTGCAGCAGGGTCTGAGCGGCACGCTGCTTCATCTCGAGACCACGTTGACGCATCCCGCGCTCACGCCCGAGTTGCGCGGGCAACTCGGCGTCATGCGCAACATGCTCTCCTATTCGCGCGAAGAGGTGCAGCAGGCGGTCTGGAATCTCGAGTCGCCTCTTCTCCAGAACTCCACGCTCGGCGAGGCGTTGCACAAGCTCGTCGGGTTCATCAACGCCGGCTCGGTCGCGGTCGACGTCGACACGTACGAGCGGCCGATTTCACTCGATCCCGAGGTTCAGCACAACCTCCTCCGCATCGCCCAAGAAGCGATCACCAACGCCGTCAAACACGCCCAACCCGGCAGAATCCACATCCTGCTGGAGTCGCAAGACGATCGCGTCGTGCTGAGTATCACGGACGACGGCTGCGGCTTCGACGCGACGGTCGACCGACGCGAGGAGGGCCACTTCGGCTTGCGCGGCATCGAAGCTCGCGCCCGCTGTATCGGGGCCGAATTGCGAATCATCAGTGCGCCCGGCGCCGGCACGACGGTACGTGTCGTCGTTCCGACTCACGCGCCTCGAACGACATGAAACGGCAAACCGAACACGCTACAGCGGAGAAGATACGACTCTTGGTCGCCGACGACCACATGGTCATGCGCATGGGGCTGGTCTTCGCCGCCTCGGCGCAACCCGACATGGAAGTCGTCGCCGAGGTCGAATCGGGTGAAGACGCGATCGCCGCGTATCGCAAGCATCGGCCCGACGTGGTGATCCTCGATTTGCGTATGCGCGGCATGAACGGGCTCGATGCGATCCGAGCGTTGAAGCAGGAGTTTCCGGGGGTGCGCATCGTCGTGTTCAGCAACTACGCACGCGGCGAGGAAGTTCATCAGTCTCTTCGTGCCGGAGCCGCGGGATTCGTGGTCAAGAACATGAGTTTGACCCAGTTGCTGGACGCGATTCGGCGTGTCCACTTCGGCGCGCGTTACGTCCCTGCCGAGTTGACCGCGAAGATGGGGTCGCGCAATCGCTCGCCGTTGTCCGAACGCGAGAACGAGGTGCTCGCGTTGATCGCCAAGGGTCGCAGCAACAAGGAAATCGGCGCGGTCCTCGGTGTGACCGAGGGCACCGTGAAGATACACGTGACCAACATATTGTCGAAGCTGGACGTGACTGCTCGCACCGAGGCGCTCGTCGTCGCGGTCCAGCGTGGTCTGATCGATATAGCGTAGCACGTGGGCTCGAGAGCGAGCGGCGTGCCCGTGCGAGCGGAGTCCCCCGGGGTGGACCGAGTCCGCCGAGCGAGTGTCGAACACGGCTCGCCGTGCATCCCACCAAAGTCATAGGTGCGGACTATTGAATCGCTCGGCGGCGGGTCGCCATCGTTTCGACCGAGTGCTGATGGTGCCGACTCCTGCTCCGTCATGTAGGCCCCTCCGCATCTCGTCCCCGCCTGTCCCGTCACAGCGCATTCGCAACCCACCAACCCCTAAGCATGCCGCGGCACCGAACGTCGACCTTCTCGAAGGGCAGACCCGGCGTCACTTGGCGACCCAGAACATGAAACGATCCGTGAAGGTCTTCACGATTGCCTGCACATCTCTCGTGGTGCTCTCGAGGGCACCCGCTCAAACGACTCCCTCGACTCCCCCCGGGGGCACTGCTCCCGGCGAAAACGAAGTCGTCGTCCTGTCGCCGTTCGAAGTGAACTCGTCGTCCGATGTCGGATACCAGGCCACCGAAAGTCTGGCCGGCACGCGCATCCGCACGAATCTGAGGGACGTGGGCTCTGCTATATCAGTGGCGACCGAGGAGTTCATGCGCGATGTCGGCGCGACCAACAGCGAGACCTTGCTGCAGTACATGGTCAGCACCGAAGTCGGTGGCAGTCAGGGTAACTTCCTCGTCGGCTCCTCCATCGGAGACGCCAGCGTGCTCGACGACACCGCAGCGCGGGTCCGCCCGCAATCGAACACTCGCGTGCGAGGCCTCGACAGCGCCGACAACACACGCGACTTCTTTCTGACCGACATACCTTGGGACGGTTACAACACCTCTCGCATCGACATCCAGCGTGGGGCCAACTCCATCCTCTTCGGCAACGGAAGCGGCGCAGGCATCATCAACGGCGCTCCGGACTCGGCCTCGTTCGGACGCGATCACGTGACCGTGTCCGCACGCACGGACGATCAGGGAAGTGCGCGGTTTTCCCTCAATCTGAACCGCGTGTTGATCGACGACGAGCTCGCCGTTCGCTTCGCGGCGTTGCGTGACAACAAGAAATACCAGCAGGATCCGGCATACAATCGGGATGAACGCGTGTACGGCGCGCTCCGGTGGGAGCCCAAGTTCCTGAAGCGCGGCGGTGCCCGCACCACGGTTCGCGTGTCCTACGAGGACGGCAAGATCGACGCGAATCGCCCTCGTATGAACACGATCAACGACAGTGTGTCTCCGTGGTTCATAACCTCACCGGTAGAACTGCGTTCACCCACTCCCTTGGGTCGTCCTGCCGGACAAGACGACACGCTCCTCGGCGTGATGTATCCGATGAAGTCGAAGCAGGGCTACAGTCCGTTCGTGGTCGGCATCAACAACGCCACGCTCATATCGGGCAATCCCGGTCGCACGGACATCGGCGCGCGTGCCGCGACCTCGGCGTCGAATCCCAATTCCGAAGCTTGGATCGGAGCCCTCGTCCGCACCAACCTCGTGGGCGGCAGCACGCTCTTCCCCGGAATCGACGGGGGTGGTCTGAACTACTGGACCGTCGTCTACGACGATCCGAACTCGAATCAGGTGAGCCGCATCATCCAGCCTGGCATCATCAACTACCCGACCATCAACAGCGCGGGTGTACGCGACGGTGCCGGCCTGACGGGCCTGCGCGGACCCGAGACGATCGGTCTCTTGCGTTTGGAGCAGTATGCCACCCGTGGTCTCGGCTCGTTTTTGTATGCGCTGCAAGGTCTCTGGCGGTCTCGGACGCTCACGGATCCGAGCTTCTTCGATTTCTACAACAAGCTGATCGATGGTCCGAACAAGGCGGAAGGTTCGCGCTTCAGTGCATTCAACGCCTCTGTCGAGCAATCGTTCTGGCGCGACCGCATCGGTTTCCAGTTGGCCTTCGACCGCCAGGAGTATTCGGACTACCGTCGCGCCGTGCTCGGCAACCCCACCATCCGCATGGATATCTACAGCGAGCTGCCCTACGCACTTCTCAATCCCACGACCGGTTTGTTCGAACCCGCGGCGAATCCGAACTTCGGCCGTCCCTATGTCATCAGTCGGCCGAGCGCGGCACGGAGCGTGACCGAGCGCGAGGTCGTCCGCGTCACGCCGTACGCCGAACTCGATTTCCCGGATCTGTTCGATCGCAAGAACATCTTCACTCGCATCCTCGGCAAGCACACGATCACCGGCCTCGCCGAAGAGACCACGCGCGAGCAGTCGGGCTACGGATGGACGCGGTTTGCTCTCGGCGATTCGTTGGGTGAGTACTTGGCGGGGCCCAACCAAGGGATCTCCGATACCTCTCGGTTGGTCGGAACTTCCGTGTACCTCGGACCCTCGATCGCCACCGCTCCATCCATGGCCGGTGCGAACCTCTCCAATATAGGTGCCCGTCTGCAGCCCGCCTTGGACGGTGCCGGCCAAGCCAATGCGTGGTATTTCGACGGCCATTACACCGCCACCGTTTCTCCGAGCGACACCATCACACCGCCTGCGCTCGGTCTGGCTCCTAACGCCGTCGGCGGCACCAGTCTCGCTCAGGCCGAGAATCCTCTCAACTACGCCGGTTGGGGAACGGCTCCGCGTGCGATCGACATCTGGACCGACGACGTCATCGGCGAGCAGAACCTCGCCACGAACGCCTACTTGACGCGGGACGTGACGACGTCGTTCGCGATCGTCGATCAATGGCGCCTGCTCGACGACCACGTCGTGGTGACCGCCGGCCTGCGCAAGGACAAGATCGAGACGTATTATCCGGGCGACCCGAGCCTCCCCGCCAACGATCCCGGCCGCACCGGCAATCGCCCCGTGTTCACCACCACCACCGACGTGGTGAACTGGGATGCGCCGTTCGAGTTCCCCGACGACCCTTCGTATTCGTACACCAGCGAATGGATGAAGACTTACGGAGCCGTGATCCATCTTCCCGACTTCATCCGCAGGCGTACGCCGTTCGGATTGCGCACGAGCCTCATCTTCAACCGATCGGAGAACTTCCGGCCGGAGAACCGTATCGATCCGATCACGGGCGAACAGCTCGCTCCGCCGACCGGAGAGACCGAGGAGTACGGCATCGCCTTCTCGAATCCGGAAAAGCGATTTTCGGTGAAGTTGAACTGGTATGAAACGCGCGTGACCAACGCCTCGTTGCCCGACAACGGTGTGATCAACTTCGCGGCCGACGAATTCCTGAGATCGTATCGCGACGCGTTGGCGATCCTGTACGTCAACGACCGGAACCGGGGCACGAACGAGTCCGGCGGCAACCCGTCACTCGAAACAGGTACACCACCGAGTTCCGGCGTCGGCGGCACGTGGTATTTCCGACCGACCGAACAGACGTCCAACACCAGCCTCGATCTCGATCCGGCCAATCCTCACGTGTATCCCTACCAGCCCGAGCGCGCACCCACGGCCGAAAATCCCTGGACGCTGCAGGATTGGATCAACGCCGAGGATCACGCCATTGCTGCCGCGCGTGCCATGATAACTTCGACCCAGAACGACAGGGCGCGGCAATACATGGCGACGTGGAACATCGGCAGCGACTTCAACTGGAGCGCGGCGAACTGGGGCATCACGGCCACGGGCCCGCGGGGTACTCGTGTGACGGGTGACACCCTTTCCAAGGGAACGGAGATCGAGCTGTTCTTCAGTCCGCTGCGCAACTGGGACATCACCATGAACATGGCGAAGACCTTCGCCACCCGCCGCAACCTCGCCGGCAACATGGCCTCGTGGCTTCAGGAGCGTTGGGCACTCTACAACGAAACGTACACCGGAGCCGAGAGCGGTCTGCTCATCGGATCGCTTCGTTGGTTCGGTCACGGCAACGGCGCGATCAACGACGCGTATGCGCGCTTCGGACGCAACGGCTATCGCTTCTACAGCGAGTTCTACTCGCGCGAAGGCGTGAACGTCGCCGACATGCGACCCTACCGCTTCAACATCGTGACGAACTATCGTTTCACGGAGGGACGGTTCAAGGGAACCGCCGTCGGCATGTCCTATCGCTGGGAAGATCGAAGCGTGATCGGCTACGGTGTGACCGAGACGACTCCCGAGCTCTTCAGCCCCGACGGTAACCGTTCGCTCAGTGCCGCCGTGGGTGCGCTCGACATCAACAAGCCGTTCTACAGCGACTACGAGTCGCACGTCGGTGCTTGGATTTCCTACAGCCGACGGATCTTCAACGACGTCGACTGGCGCATACAACTCAACGTGAACAACATCGGCGAGAAGGACCGCGTCCTTCCCGTGACCGTCAATCCAGACGGTTCCGGTGCCGCCTATCGTATCGCCTACGGCTCGAGCTGGAATCTCAGCAGCACGTTCAAGTTCTGATTTGGTGGTCCTTGGATAGAATATCGGCGGCGCTGGCGGATTCCGTCGGCGCCGCCGATTCAGCTGAGCAGTATTGAAGTCGTGCGTCGCGAGAGGCACACGGACCTCTCGTGCTTGGCTCTCGTCTGTTCGCTTCGATGCAATACGCTGTTTTGCACATGTCCGAGGAATGTCCTACGTAACGTCGGGTCGGACACAGCGCCCCAGACGCGGGATGTACCATCGACCTGTATGCATCGATCGCTTCCAATGTTCAAGATTCACTCCGTTTCCACCCGTGGCAGCCACTGGCTCGCCGGCTTCACATTTTTCGGCCTGTGTCTATGGCTTGCGAGCGCGGTTCGCGCGGGAGACCCTACGCTTGGTCTCGGAGAATCGATCGTCGTCGTGGGCGGCACGCCCGTTGATGCCTTCCCACTCGTGGCCGGGGGACGCGCGGCCACTCTTTGGTACGACGAAAGCGACTTCACGGGCGTGATTCGCGCCGTCGGCGACCTGCAAGCCGACGTCGAGCGCGTCACTGGTCGAAAGCCGGCAGCGGTTGCGACCAGACCCGCCGACGCACCGCTCGTCATCGTCGGTACACTGGGCAAGAACGCGCTCGTAGACAGCCTCGTCACGGCAGGAAAAATCCCTGGTGACGAGCTGGTCGGGAAGTGGGAGAGCTTCGTCGTCGCGACCGTTGCGAGTCCCATGCCGGGCGTGGACCGCGCACTCGTCGTTGCCGGCAGCGACAAGCGCGGCACGATTTACGGCATCTACGAACTCTCCCGGCAGATCGGCGTCTCGCCTTGGTATTGGTGGGCCGACGCGCCCGTGCCGCATCGCGACGAAATCCACCTGCGCGCCGGCACTTTCACCTCCGGAGAGCCCAAGGTGAAGTATCGCGGGATCTTCATCAACGACGAGGCTCCCGCTTTGCGACGCTGGGCCGAGGAGCGCTTCGGGGGTTTCAATCAGAAGCTCTACGCCCACGTCTTCGAGCTGATCCTTCGCTGTCGGGCCAATTACCTCTGGCCCGCGATGTGGCTGCCGGTCGCCTTCAACGACGACGATCCGGGGAACCCGCGCCTCGCCGACGAATACGGCGTCGTCATGTCCACCAGCCACCACGAGCCGATGATGCGCGCGCACCACGAGTGGGAGCGTTACGGCGCGGGCCCTTGGAACTACGAAGCCAATGGTGCAGTGCTGCGCGAGTTCTGGCGCGGTGGCTTCGAGCGTGTGCGCGACTTCGAGAGCGTGGTCACGGTCGGTATGCGCGGCGATGGCGACGAGGCGATGTCCGAGCAGACCGCCGTGCCGCTGCTCAAGCGCATCATCGCCGATCAGCGCGAGATCATCGCCGACGTCACGGGTCGGCCCGCGAGCGAGACGCCGCAGGTCTGGGCCCTCTACAAGGAGGTGCAGGACTACTACGACAAAGGCATGCGCGTGGACGACGACATCCTCGTGCTCTTCAGCGACGACAACTGGGGCAACATCCGCTTCCTGCCACGGCCGGGAGACCGGCCGCACCCGGGTGGATACGGCATGTATTATCATGTCGATTACGTCGGTGCGCCCGTCTCCTACCGGTGGCTCAACGTCTCCCAGATCGAACGCATCTGGGAGCAGATGACGCTGACTTATCGGGCCGGCGTCGATCGCCTGTGGATCGTCAACGTCGGCGACATCAAGCCCATGGAGCTGCCGATGAGTTTCTTTCTCGACCTGGCGTGGAACCCCGACGCCATCGGTGTCGCCGACCTGCCCACCTACTATGTGCATTGGGCGTCACAGCAGTTCGGCGCGGCGCACGCGGTCGAGATCGGCGAGATGCTCGCTTTATACACCAAATACAACGCCCGGCGCACACCCGAGATGCTCACGGCAGGCACCTTCAGCGTGCTTCATTACCGCGAAGCCGATCGCGTCGTCGCCGAGTATCGTACCCTTGCCGAACGCGCTCGCGCTCTCTTCGCGAAGCTCCCGGAGTCGCACCATGCCGCCTATCAGCAGCTCGTCCTCTTTCCAATCGAGGCCTGTGCCAACGTCACCGAGATGTACGTCGCCGCCGGCAAGAACGACACACACGCGTTGCGTGGTACGGCTGCGGCGAACTTTCATGCGGATCGAGTGCGGGAACTCTTCGAGCGCGACGCCGAGTTGACTCGCCGTTTCCACGCCGACGTCGCAGACGGCAAATGGAACCACATGATGTCGCAGACGCACCTCGGCTACACCTACTGGAACCATCCGCCGCTCAATCGCGCCCCACCGGTTTCCTATGTCCAACTGGGCGAGAAGGCGGAGCTCGGCTTCTTCGTCGAGCACGGTGTGCGGCCGAGGTGGGGTTGGCTCGACGTCGAGGCGGATTGGGCGTTCGCGCACACGCTGCCGGTGTTCGATCCGCTCAACGATCAAGACTACACGATCGAGGTCTTCAACCGGGGCCGTGAGCCGCTCGGCTACGAGCTCGCGCCGCGGCAGGATTGGATCCGTCTGTCGAAGACGTCGGGTTTGATCCAATACGACGAGCAGGTCCATGTGACGATCGACTGGGCGAAAGCACCGGTCGGCCGAAGCGAGGGCGAGGTCGTGATCACGGGCGCGGGTTCCGAGTATGTCGTGAAAGTCCCGATCCGCAACGAGCGGCCGGCACGCATCGCGGGCTTCGTCGCGAACAACGGTGTGGTCTCGATCGAGGCCGCGGAATACGACGGCGCCACGCCGGCAGGCGACGTGCGCTGGATCAATGTTCCCAATCTCGGGCGCACCGGCTCGGCGGTCACCATCACCCCGGCCGACGCGGCGCGTCGCAAGCCGGGCGAGGGGGCTCCGTCGCTCGAATACACGTTCACGCTCTTCGACGCGGCACCCGTCAGCGTCGACACCTACGTCTCGCCCACGCTGAACTTCCGCGCGGGCGACGGTCTTTGTTTCGCCATCGCGATCGACGACGAGCCGCCGCAGATCGTGAACATCAACGAGGGCGAAGAGCTGCCCGATTGGAAGTATGCGGCTTGGTGGCTGAAGGCCGTCGGCGATCACATCAAGATCAAGCGCTCGAAGCATCGCACCCTCGAGCCGGGCCCGCACACGCTCAAGGTTTGGATGGTCGACTCCGGGGTGGTGCTCCAGAAGTTCGTCGTCGATGCCGGCGGACTCCTGCCGACCTACTTGGGCCCACCGGCAAGCGTTCGCCATCTCGACTCGACCGGGAACTGACGGAGTAGCGAACGGTTCGAGTCGGCGAAGCCTCGACTCCTCGGACCGGCGCAGACGAAGGTAGCGGGCGTGCCTCCACACGTGCGCAGGTGTCGCTGCCAAAGTGGCCGATCGTGGTCTCTGGAGGGGAGATGCCGAGGGGCACCTTGGACACTCGACTCGTCTTCATGCGCATCCCCATGTTCGAGGCAACCCACCCCCCGCCGAGTCACGATTTCCTGATGCATGTCGAACCCCATCCGCCGCGCCTGCGCTCTTTCGAGCCGGCTCTTCGCGCGCTCTGCGCAGCATTTCTTGCGGTGACGCTTGCTCCAACGGCCGTCGTTCCTGCGCTCGCCTCCGGGAGTGCTGGAGCCTCGCTCGCAATCACGCGGCTCACGACGAATGGTCGGAGCGAACCACTCGGCATCGCGGCGCACGGCATCTCGCTTGCCTGGATCGCGACATCCACGCAGCGCGGCGTCATGCAGCAGGCCTACGAGATCCGCGTCGGCACGAGCGCCGGAAGCGCCGACGTCTGGGACTCCGGTCGCGTGGAGTCCGCGCGCCAGATCGATGTCGTGCTGCCGTCCTCGATCGCGCTCGCACCCGCCACCCGCTACCGGTGGCAGGTGCGGATCTGGG from Opitutales bacterium ASA1 encodes the following:
- a CDS encoding response regulator transcription factor encodes the protein MKRQTEHATAEKIRLLVADDHMVMRMGLVFAASAQPDMEVVAEVESGEDAIAAYRKHRPDVVILDLRMRGMNGLDAIRALKQEFPGVRIVVFSNYARGEEVHQSLRAGAAGFVVKNMSLTQLLDAIRRVHFGARYVPAELTAKMGSRNRSPLSERENEVLALIAKGRSNKEIGAVLGVTEGTVKIHVTNILSKLDVTARTEALVVAVQRGLIDIA
- a CDS encoding glycosyl hydrolase 115 family protein; its protein translation is MFKIHSVSTRGSHWLAGFTFFGLCLWLASAVRAGDPTLGLGESIVVVGGTPVDAFPLVAGGRAATLWYDESDFTGVIRAVGDLQADVERVTGRKPAAVATRPADAPLVIVGTLGKNALVDSLVTAGKIPGDELVGKWESFVVATVASPMPGVDRALVVAGSDKRGTIYGIYELSRQIGVSPWYWWADAPVPHRDEIHLRAGTFTSGEPKVKYRGIFINDEAPALRRWAEERFGGFNQKLYAHVFELILRCRANYLWPAMWLPVAFNDDDPGNPRLADEYGVVMSTSHHEPMMRAHHEWERYGAGPWNYEANGAVLREFWRGGFERVRDFESVVTVGMRGDGDEAMSEQTAVPLLKRIIADQREIIADVTGRPASETPQVWALYKEVQDYYDKGMRVDDDILVLFSDDNWGNIRFLPRPGDRPHPGGYGMYYHVDYVGAPVSYRWLNVSQIERIWEQMTLTYRAGVDRLWIVNVGDIKPMELPMSFFLDLAWNPDAIGVADLPTYYVHWASQQFGAAHAVEIGEMLALYTKYNARRTPEMLTAGTFSVLHYREADRVVAEYRTLAERARALFAKLPESHHAAYQQLVLFPIEACANVTEMYVAAGKNDTHALRGTAAANFHADRVRELFERDAELTRRFHADVADGKWNHMMSQTHLGYTYWNHPPLNRAPPVSYVQLGEKAELGFFVEHGVRPRWGWLDVEADWAFAHTLPVFDPLNDQDYTIEVFNRGREPLGYELAPRQDWIRLSKTSGLIQYDEQVHVTIDWAKAPVGRSEGEVVITGAGSEYVVKVPIRNERPARIAGFVANNGVVSIEAAEYDGATPAGDVRWINVPNLGRTGSAVTITPADAARRKPGEGAPSLEYTFTLFDAAPVSVDTYVSPTLNFRAGDGLCFAIAIDDEPPQIVNINEGEELPDWKYAAWWLKAVGDHIKIKRSKHRTLEPGPHTLKVWMVDSGVVLQKFVVDAGGLLPTYLGPPASVRHLDSTGN